The nucleotide window CGGACCCCAAGGCGACCTCTGAGCTGCAGCAGTCGGTGAGCCCGTCACATCCGCTGTCGAGCCCGGGCTATTTCCGCGACGTGCAAAACCGTCTGAAGAAATTCGTGGAATCGGGCCAGCTCGGCCTGTTCAAGAACGGCTACTGGGACAACCCCGCCTATCTGCTGCCGCCCGAGGCGGACCTGATGGCGACGACGCATTACCTCGAGGCGCTGGATCTTCAGAAGGAGATCGTGAAGATCCACACGATCTTCGGCGGCAAGAACCCGCACCCGAACTGGCTGGTGGGCGGTGTGCCGTGTCCGATCAACGTGCATTCGGTGGGCGCGGTCGGCGCGATCAACATGGAGCGGCTGAACCTGGTCAGCTCCATCATCGACCTGTGCGACCAGTTCAACAAGAACGTCTACATCCCCGACGTGAAGGCGATCGGCGGGTTCTACCGCAACTGGCTCTACGGCGGCGGGCTGTCGTCGCAGGCGTGCCTTGCCTACGGCGACATCCCCGAGCATCCGAACGATTTCTCGGCCGAACAGCTGCACCTGCCGCGCGGCGCGATCATCAACGGCGACCTGACGCAGGTGCATGACGTCGATCCGCGCGATCCCGAGCAGGTTCAGGAATTCGTCGATCATTCCTGGTATACCTACGGCGAGGCCGGTCGCGGCCTGCATCCCTGGGATGGCGTGACCGAGCCGAAATACGAGCTTGGCCCCAATGCCAAGGGCACGCGCACCGACATCAAGGAACTGGACGAGGCGGCGAAATACTCGTGGATCAAGGCGCCTCGCTGGAAGGGGCACGCGATGGAGGTCGGGCCACTGGCACGCTACATCGTCGGCTATGCCAACGGTCACGAGGACATCAAGGACCAGGTCGACGGGCTGCTGCGCGACATGGACCTGCCGCTCGAGGCGGTGTTCTCGACGCTGGGCCGCACCGCGGCGCGGGCGCTGGAATCGGAATACTGCGGGCGCCTGACCCGGCACTTCTTCGACAAGATGGTGACCAATATCCGCAACGGCGACGAGTCGACCGCCAACGTCGAGAAGTGGGATCCGTCGACCTGGCCCGCAGAGGCCAAGGGCGTCGGCATGACCGAGGCGCCGCGCGGTGCGCTCGGCCACTGGATCAAGATCGAGAACGGCCGGATCGACAATTACCAGTGCGTCGTGCCGACCACGTGGAACGGATCGCCTCGCGATACTGCCGGAAATATAGGCGCATTCGAGGCATCCTTGATGAATACGAAGGTGGAACGCCCGGAAGAGCCCGTCGAGATCCTGCGCACGCTGCACAGTTTCGACCCCTGCCTTGCCTGTTCCACCCACGTGATGTCACCTGACGGCGATGAACTTGCCAACGTCAAGGTCCGCTAGGGAGCACAGACCAATGAAAAAGATCGCACTTTCCACCGCACTCACCCTCGTCGCCGCACCCGCGCTGGCCCACACCGGCCACGGCGCGACCTCGGGGCTCGTGGCGGGCCTGACGCACCCGATCCTCGGGGCGGATCACCTGATGGCGATGGTCGCCGTCGGCCTGTGGTCGGGCTTCGCCCTGCCGAACCGCGCATGGTCGGGGGCGACGGCCTTCCTCGGGGCGATGACCGTGGGCGCGGCCCTGTCCTGGGGCGGGGTTCACCTGCCGATGGTCGAGGGCTTCATCACCCTCTCGGTGCTGGCCTTCGGCCTGCTGACCGTCTTTGCCCATCCCGGCCAGTCCCGGCTGGCATCGGGGCTGACGCTGGCGGCCATCGCGGGCTTCGGCGCCTTCCACGGCCACGCCCATGCCACCGAGGCGGCGGGCAACGCCGCAGCCTACCTCGGCGGCTTCCTCGCCGCGACCGCCGCGCTGCACCTCGTGGGCGTCGCCCTGGCGCGCTCCGTCGCCACGGGCCGCTTCGCGCGTCTCATCCAGGGCGGGATGGGGGCCGCCGTTTCGCTGGGCGGCCTCGCCCTGCTTGCGGGGTAGGACGATGCGCGACCAGACCATCCACACCCCGACCCCGGGCGTCGAGCCGCTGCCGAGCGCGCGGCTCACCGGCGACGCGACGGCGGAGGACATCGAGTCGATCCGCCGCCGCACCTCGGTCTTCGTCTACGAATGGCCCGTGCGCCTCTGGCACTGGGTGAACGCGGCTCTGATCATGACGCTGATCGGCACCGGCTGGCTCATCGCCTCGCCGCTGCCGACGATGAATTTCGCCGAGGCGACGTTCCAGTTCGTGATGGGCTACAACCGCTTCATCCACTTCGCCGCCGGCCAGCTTCTGACCGTGGCCTTCGCGGCGCGGATCTACTGGGCGTTCGTGGGCAACCACCACGCCAAGCAGCTGTTCTACGTGCCGGTCTGGAAAAAGGCCTGGTGGAAGGAGGTCTTCCACGAACTGCGCTGGTATGCCTTCCTCGAGGACGTGCCGAAGAAATACGTGGGCCACAACCCGCTTGCGCAGGTCGCCATGTTCTTCTTCATGACGGTCGGGATCACCTTCATGCTGCTGACCGGATGGGCGCTTTACGCGGAAGGCGCGGGGCAGGGCTCGCTGCCCGATCTCGCGATGGGATGGCTGATCGCACTGGTGGGCAACACTCAGGTGCTGCATTCGATCCACCACCTTGGCATGTGGTTCATCGTGATCTTCATGATGATCCACATCTACGCCGCCATCCGCGAGGATATCATGTCGCGGCAGTCGATGGTCTCGACGATGATCTCCGGGCATCGCACCTTCAAGGACGACCTGCCGGAATGAGCTGACCGCTCCCGGCGCCAACATGGAACGGGCCCTTGCAGGGGCCCGTTTTTCTTTGTGGCAGGAAGGTTTCCGATATTACCCTGAAATGGAAAGGGGTATTACGCCACCCCACCACGGGAAGGATGCTGTTTCTCGAAAATATCATTCCATATCAGGGTCTTGATGAAAGATGCATCTCTCATGCGGAATCGCTGATCCTGCCGGCGGAAGTCTCTAGTCTCGGACGGGCCAGCAGGCGGAGGTCAGGAGGCCGCCGGGCAAGCAGGGGAGGATCGCATGACACGACAGGCACTCATTCTCGGCATCGGAAACGTGCTCTGGGCAGACGAGGGCTTTGGCGTGCGCTGCGTCGAGCATCTTGCCGAAACCCTTTCCTACGGCGCCGACGTGACCGTTCTCGATGGCGGCACGCAGGGGCTCTACCTGCTGCCCTTCCTCGAGGCCGCCGACGTGATGGTCGTCTTCGACGCGGTCGACTACGGGCTCGCCCCGGGCACGATGAAGGTGGTCGAGGGCGACGCGGTGCCGCGCTTCATGGGCGCGAAGAAGATGTCGCTGCACCAGACCGGCTTCCAGGACGTGATCGCGACCGCGCAGCTCATGGGTTACTGCCCCGGTGAGCTGCTTCTGGTCGGCTGCCAGCCCGAGGAGCTCGAGGATTACGGCGGCGGCTTGCGGCCGCAGATCGCCGCCCGCATTCCCGAGGCGGTGCGCATCGGCCGGGAGTGGCTGGCCGCGCGCGGCATCCATGCGACCGAAGGGCGGACGCAGACCGACGCGCTCGCCGATGCCTCGATCCGCCAGCGCGCCTACGAGGACGGTCGCCCTTCCGAGGACGAGGCCTGCCGCACCGGCGACGCCCGGTTCTTCCCGGGAGCGGCCTGAGATGTGCCTGGGCATCCCGATGAAGATCGTCTTGATCGACGGCATCGCCGCACGGGCAACGGGCGACGAGGGCACCGCATTGATCGACCTGTCGCTGACCCCCGAGGCGCGCGTGGGCGACTGGGTGCTGACCCATCTCGGCCATGCCCGCTCGTTGATCTCGGCGCCCGAGGCGCTGCTCATCTCCGAGGCCCTGCGCGGCCTTCGGGCAGTGATGCAGGGCGGCAGCGCCGGCGACGCCTTTGCCGACCTGGACAACCGCGAGCCGGCTCTGCCGCCGCATCTCGAAGCGGCCCGGCGCGCCGGCCGCAAAACCGCCTGAGGAGACCGCCAATGGCACACCCCCTGATCGACCGGCTCGTGACCGACTTCGGCTGGCCCCGGCTTGCCACCATGGCCGACGTCGCGGCCTTCACCGAGGCGCCGGGCGCGCATTGCCTGTTCGTGCCGGGCGACCCGAAGCGCAATCTCGAGAGCGCCGACGTCGCGGTGATCCTGCCGGAACTGCACATGGCCTTTCAGCGCGCCTTTGACTGCGCGCTGGTCGATGATGCCATCGAGGCCGCGCTGCGCGAGCGCACCGGCGTGCTCAAGACACCGTCGCTGATCTTCTTCCGCGACGGCGTCTGCCTCGGCGGCATTCCCAAGGTGCGCGACTGGGACGACTACATGGCCCGCGTCCCGCAGATCCTCAACGCAATCCCCGCCCCGGCGGCCTGACGGAGACACGACGGATGGTCAGCAACTTCCACCTTCCGCCCACGGGCTACGGCCCGGGATCGCAGCCCGAGGACGACGACCTGCAATACATGTCGTTGCCGCAGGACATGCGCACCTTCTCGCCACGGATTCCCGAAGTCGACGACACGGATGCGCTCGCTCCGGCGATGGCGCTGATGACGCAAGTGGCCAAGGCCGCCGACCGTGTCGCGCTGGGCGGGGCGCCCGAGCAGTTCGATCTCTTCGGGCTGGACCCGGCCAATCGCCGGCTCGTCGCAGAGACCATGGGCGAGGGCGAGGTTGCCATGAAGATCCGTGGCCTGCCGTCGCTGCACGCGCAGGAATCGGTGTTCGCCGGGATCTGGATGCTGCACGGGGCCGGGCGCGACGTGATCGAGGTGGCAAGCGCTCCGCAGGACGCCCGCACCCGTGCGTTCGAGCCGTTCCGCCCGGGCAACGCCGATGCTCCTGGTGCCGGTGTCGTCAACGCGCCGCCGCTGCTCGTCGAGCTTCGCGACAAGTCGGCCTCCTTCCCGCAGACGCGGGAGCTGCACGTGGTGAACCTCAGCCTGCTGCCGCACACCGAGGCCGACCTCGCATGGCTCGATGCGCGGCTCGGCGTGGGCTCGACCGACATCCTGTCGCGCGGCTACGGCAACTGCCGGGTCACGGCCACGGCCACGCCGCATGTCTGGCGAGTGCAGTTCTACAACTCGATGGACCAGCTCATTCTCGATACCTTCGAGGTCACCGAAATGCCCGAGGTCGCGCTCGCCGCCGCCGAGGACCTGATGGACAGCGCCGAACGGCTGCGCGAAGTGCTGGAGGCCATCGCATGAGTTTCGAGGGCAGCTATCTCGGCGCGAACGACCGGATCTCGGAGCAGGCGATCATGGAGTGCAAGATCTGCTGGACTCCCTACGAGCCGGCCGAGGGCGACGATACCCGGCAGGTCGAGCCCGGCACGCCCTTCGCGGCCCTGCCCGAGGACTGGTCCTGTCCCAACTGCTCGGCCCCGAAGGAGCAGTTCATGGTGCTCGAGGACCCGGGCGCGGCGGACCTGCTCGAGGCAAACCGGATCGCCGCCGTCACCGCGCGGCTGGTGGCCGACTTCCGCGAGGTCTACCACGCCAAGATGCGCGACGTGCCCATCGTCAACAAGACGCTGCAGGTCGAGGCGGTGGGCTTCACCCGGCACGGCGACCACCTGCTCGGGGTGCTGGTAAGCCCTTGGTTCATGAACCTCGTCCTGCTGCCCGACGCGGGTCAGGACTGGTCCGGCCTCGTCGCCGGCGACAAGGAGGTGATTTCCTTCCCCTCCGGCGACTACGAGTTCATCCACAACACCCGCGAGCTCACCGGCGGCTACAAGGCGTGTTCGCTGTTCTCGCCGATGCACGAGTTCACCCGCCAGAAGGATGCGACCGACGTCGCCCGCGCGGTCATGCAGGCGCTGTTCCAGGAAGAGCACCGCGCGGACACCGACCGGGCCGCAGACATCCGGGCCTCGCGCGAGGAGGCACTGGCCGCGGCGGAAGAGGCCGTGCGCGCCGACGCCGAGGCAGAGACGGACGCGGAGCCCAGCCGCCGGGCGGTCATCACCGGGGGCCTGTCGCATCCGGCGGAGGCCGGCTGATGCTTGCCGTGCCGGTGCGCCCCCTGCCGCGCCTCGTAGCGCGCCCGGTGCCGGCACTGCCGGTGGCGGCGCTGGTGGTGGGGCGCCCGGTCGGCGAGGTCGAGGCGCTGCTGCCCCGGCTCTTCAATCTTTGCAGCGGAGCCCAGAAGGCGGCCTTTTCGGCGGCGCTGGGGGGACATGCGTCGGTCGCGGAGAGCCGCGCCGACGTCTTGCGCGATCACCTGCTGAAGTTTCATGCGACCTGGCCGAGCCTGCTCGGCATCGCGCCGCAGACTTTGCCGACGAAATGGAAGCAGGGCGGCCTGTCGCTGCTGTCCTGGCTCTTCGGCCCATCCGCCGCGCCGCCCGCGACGCCGGATGCATTCGCGGCCTTCCTTTGCCACAGGGACAATCCGCTGGCCCAGGTGCTGGCAATGATCGCCGACCGGTTCGCCCCGGGTGAGGCGGTCTCGGGGCTGCTGCCCGAGGTGACGCCCGAGACCATCTGGGCGCAGGGCGCGCTCGAGAACTCGGTCGCGGCCCGCCATGCCGGTCACCCGGTGATGCGGTCGATCGAGGCGCGCCACGGGCGCGGCCCGCTGTGGCGCGCCTCGGCGCGGCTCTACGACATAGAGGCGGTCTCGAAGGGGCGGCTTCCCGCCGTGACGCGCGGGGCGGGATGGGCGATGGTGCCCGCTACCCGCGGCACCTATGCCATGCGGCTCTCGGTCTCGGGCGAGGGCCGGGTGACGGCGTTCGAACGGGTCACGCCGACGGATGCGCTGCTGGCGCCGGGCGGCATTCTCGACGACAGCCTCGCGACGCTTCCGCCGCAGAAATCCGTGCTTGCCCCGCTGCTTCTCGATATCCTCGATCCATGCGCCCCGGTGCAGCTGGAGGAAACGGAAGATGCATGAGATGTCGCTTTGCGAAGGCATCCGCCGGGTGGTCGAGCAGGCCGCCGCGTCGGAGGAGATCGCCCGGGTGACCCGCGTGCGGCTCGAAATCGGGCGGTTCGCCGGCGTCGAGAAGCCGGCGCTGGAATTCGCATGGGAGATCGTCATGCGCGGGTCCAAGGCCGAGGGCGCCGCGCTCGACATGATCGATTTGCCGGGCCGCGCCCTGTGCTACGACTGCATGGAGACGGTCGAGATCGATCACAGGCTCGACCCCTGCCCACGCTGCGGCGGCGGCAAGCTGATGCCCGACGGGGGCGACGAAATGAGGATCAAGGACATGGAGGTCATCTGATGTGCACGGTTTGCGGCTGCGGAGACGGCAAGATCGAGGGGCATGATCACCATCATCCCCATGCGCATGGCCATCACCATCATCACCACGGAGGGCATGGCGATCTTCACTTCGGCCATGGCGCCGCCGGGGTCGCGGTCGGCAACATGAGCCAGGAGCGGCTGATCGAGATCGAGACCGGCATCCTGTCGGAGAACGACCGCTACGCGCAGGCCAACCGGCAGCAGCTCACCGCGATGGGGGTCTACGCGCTGAACCTCGTCAGCTCGCCCGGCTCGGGCAAGACGACGCTGCTTTGTGCCACCATCCGCGCCATGGGCGGCGGCTGCGCGGTGATCGAGGGCGACCAGCAGACCACCAACGACGCCGACCGCATCCGCGAGACCGGCGCCCCTGCGATCCAGGTCAACACCGGCAAGGGCTGCCATCTCGACGGGCACATGGTCGGCCACGCGCTCGACCACCTGCACCTGCACGCCGGCGGCACGCTGTTCATCGAGAACGTCGGCAACCTCGTCTGCCCGGCGTCCTTCGATCTGGGCGAGGATGCGAAGGTGGCGATCCTCTCGGTCACCGAGGGCGAGGACAAGCCGCTGAAATACCCCGACATGTTCACCGCCGCGAAGATCGCGCTTCTGAACAAGGTCGATCTCGCGCCGCATTGCGACGTGGACCTCGACCTTTACGAAGCGAACCTGCGACGGGTGAACCCGACCATCGAGATCATCCGCGTCTCGGCCCGCACCGGCGAGGGGCTCGACGCGTGGACCTCCTGGCTGCGCTCGGAGGCTGCCGCGAAGACGGCCCCGAGGGCCGCGGAGTGATGGCGGCCCCCAGTCTCCCCACCGTGCTCGTCGTCGATGACGAGCCGTTCTCGGTCGCCTCTATGCGGATGGCGCTCGAGGACGATTTCCACGTGCTCGAGGCGACCTCCGCCGACGAGGCGTGGCGGCTGCTGGAGGAGAACTGGGTGCAGGTTGTGGTCTCGGACCAGCGGATGCCGGGTCGGACCGGGGTCGAGCTGCTGTCGGACGTGCGCGGTCGCTGGCCCGAGACGGTGCGCATCATCGTCACCGGCTACACCGAAAGCAGCGACATGATCGAGGCGATCAACGCGGCGGGCATCTACCAGTTCATCACCAAGCCATGGCATCCCGAGCAGTTCCTGATGGCGGTGCGCAACGCGGCCCGGCTCTTCGAGCTGAGCCGCGATCACGAGCGCATGTCGCTGGAGATGCGCTACCTCGGCTCGACCGCGGCGCAGAAGCTGCAGGCCCGCCGTGCGCAGGCGCAGGAGGCCGGAGGCTTCGACAAGGTGCTGCGCGGCGTCGACAGCCCGCTGAACCCGACCATCGCGCTGGCGCGGCAGTTCGCCAGCTTCGAGGTGCCGGTGCTGATCACCGGCGAGGCGGGCACCGGCAAGACCGACATCGCGCGGGCAATGCACTACGGCTCGTTGCGCAGCGACCGGCCGTTCTACCAGGTCAACTGCGCTGGCATGTCCGACGATCTGCTGGCGGTCGAGCTGTTCGGCGCCAAGCGCGGGGCGGTGCCCGGCGCGGTGCAGGCAAGGGCGGGTCTGCTACAGAAGGCCGACCGGGGCACGCTGCTGCTCAACGGCGTCGACGCGCTCAGCCCGGCGATGCAGCTGCAACTGCTGCACGTGATGACCGAGGGCAGCTTTCAGCCGCTCGGCGGCAACGAGACGCTGACCACCTCGGCCCGGCTGCTGTTCGGCGCGCATCGCGACCTGCGCGGCCTCGTGGCGGCGGGGCAGTTCCGCAGCGACCTGTTCTTCGAGATGGCCGTGACCGAGCTCTCCGTGCCGCCGCTGCGTGGGCGGGCCGCCGACCTGCCGATGCTGGCCGAGCGGCTGCTGCACGAAGCCGCCGAGGCGCATGGCAAGCCGGTGCGGGGCCTGTCGAAACCGGCGCTGGACTTCCTTGTCGCGCACGACTGGCCGGGCAACCTGCCCGAGCTGCGCAACGAGGTGACGCGGATGCTGATCCTCGCGCAGGACATGGTACTCGGGCCGGAGCTGATCTCGCGGCACATTCTTCAGGCCGGCCACTCCGACCGTTGCGAGGGCGCGGTGATCGGCACCGACCTCTGCACCCTCGAGGGCACGCTGAAGGACCGGGTCGAGCTGATGGAGATGCGCATCCTCGGCGAGACCCTGACCCGTTTGAAATGGAACAAGTCGAAGGCGGCGGCAGAGCTCGGCCTCTCGCGCGTCGGCCTTCGGGCAAAGCTGGACCGCTACGGCATCGAGCCGCACGCGTCCGTTGCGGAGGAGGAGTAAGCCATGTGTCTAGGTATTCCCGGACAGATCGTGGAGATCACCGACGAGGGCCGCCAGATGGCGATGGCCTCGGTGTCGGGCGTGCGGCGCGAGGTGTCGCTGGCGCCGGTGGCGGATCGTCCGCTGGCCGCGCTGGTCGGCGAGTGGGTGCTGATCCACGTCGGCTTCGCCATGGCGGTGATCGACGAACACGAGGCGGCGGAGACGCTGGAGGCGCTGCGCGGTCTCGGCG belongs to Salipiger profundus and includes:
- a CDS encoding nickel-dependent hydrogenase large subunit produces the protein MVVQTPNGFTLDNSGKRVVVDPVTRIEGHMRCEVNVDDNNMITNAVSTGTMWRGLEVILKGRDPRDAWAFTERICGVCTGTHALTSVRAVEDALGITIPDNANSIRNMMQLALQMHDHIVHFYHLHALDWVNPVNALKADPKATSELQQSVSPSHPLSSPGYFRDVQNRLKKFVESGQLGLFKNGYWDNPAYLLPPEADLMATTHYLEALDLQKEIVKIHTIFGGKNPHPNWLVGGVPCPINVHSVGAVGAINMERLNLVSSIIDLCDQFNKNVYIPDVKAIGGFYRNWLYGGGLSSQACLAYGDIPEHPNDFSAEQLHLPRGAIINGDLTQVHDVDPRDPEQVQEFVDHSWYTYGEAGRGLHPWDGVTEPKYELGPNAKGTRTDIKELDEAAKYSWIKAPRWKGHAMEVGPLARYIVGYANGHEDIKDQVDGLLRDMDLPLEAVFSTLGRTAARALESEYCGRLTRHFFDKMVTNIRNGDESTANVEKWDPSTWPAEAKGVGMTEAPRGALGHWIKIENGRIDNYQCVVPTTWNGSPRDTAGNIGAFEASLMNTKVERPEEPVEILRTLHSFDPCLACSTHVMSPDGDELANVKVR
- a CDS encoding HupE/UreJ family protein, encoding MKKIALSTALTLVAAPALAHTGHGATSGLVAGLTHPILGADHLMAMVAVGLWSGFALPNRAWSGATAFLGAMTVGAALSWGGVHLPMVEGFITLSVLAFGLLTVFAHPGQSRLASGLTLAAIAGFGAFHGHAHATEAAGNAAAYLGGFLAATAALHLVGVALARSVATGRFARLIQGGMGAAVSLGGLALLAG
- the cybH gene encoding Ni/Fe-hydrogenase, b-type cytochrome subunit, whose product is MRDQTIHTPTPGVEPLPSARLTGDATAEDIESIRRRTSVFVYEWPVRLWHWVNAALIMTLIGTGWLIASPLPTMNFAEATFQFVMGYNRFIHFAAGQLLTVAFAARIYWAFVGNHHAKQLFYVPVWKKAWWKEVFHELRWYAFLEDVPKKYVGHNPLAQVAMFFFMTVGITFMLLTGWALYAEGAGQGSLPDLAMGWLIALVGNTQVLHSIHHLGMWFIVIFMMIHIYAAIREDIMSRQSMVSTMISGHRTFKDDLPE
- a CDS encoding HyaD/HybD family hydrogenase maturation endopeptidase, whose product is MTRQALILGIGNVLWADEGFGVRCVEHLAETLSYGADVTVLDGGTQGLYLLPFLEAADVMVVFDAVDYGLAPGTMKVVEGDAVPRFMGAKKMSLHQTGFQDVIATAQLMGYCPGELLLVGCQPEELEDYGGGLRPQIAARIPEAVRIGREWLAARGIHATEGRTQTDALADASIRQRAYEDGRPSEDEACRTGDARFFPGAA
- a CDS encoding HypC/HybG/HupF family hydrogenase formation chaperone, producing the protein MCLGIPMKIVLIDGIAARATGDEGTALIDLSLTPEARVGDWVLTHLGHARSLISAPEALLISEALRGLRAVMQGGSAGDAFADLDNREPALPPHLEAARRAGRKTA
- a CDS encoding hydrogenase accessory protein; this translates as MAHPLIDRLVTDFGWPRLATMADVAAFTEAPGAHCLFVPGDPKRNLESADVAVILPELHMAFQRAFDCALVDDAIEAALRERTGVLKTPSLIFFRDGVCLGGIPKVRDWDDYMARVPQILNAIPAPAA
- a CDS encoding hydrogenase expression/formation protein encodes the protein MVSNFHLPPTGYGPGSQPEDDDLQYMSLPQDMRTFSPRIPEVDDTDALAPAMALMTQVAKAADRVALGGAPEQFDLFGLDPANRRLVAETMGEGEVAMKIRGLPSLHAQESVFAGIWMLHGAGRDVIEVASAPQDARTRAFEPFRPGNADAPGAGVVNAPPLLVELRDKSASFPQTRELHVVNLSLLPHTEADLAWLDARLGVGSTDILSRGYGNCRVTATATPHVWRVQFYNSMDQLILDTFEVTEMPEVALAAAEDLMDSAERLREVLEAIA
- the hybE gene encoding [NiFe]-hydrogenase assembly chaperone HybE; its protein translation is MSFEGSYLGANDRISEQAIMECKICWTPYEPAEGDDTRQVEPGTPFAALPEDWSCPNCSAPKEQFMVLEDPGAADLLEANRIAAVTARLVADFREVYHAKMRDVPIVNKTLQVEAVGFTRHGDHLLGVLVSPWFMNLVLLPDAGQDWSGLVAGDKEVISFPSGDYEFIHNTRELTGGYKACSLFSPMHEFTRQKDATDVARAVMQALFQEEHRADTDRAADIRASREEALAAAEEAVRADAEAETDAEPSRRAVITGGLSHPAEAG
- a CDS encoding hydrogenase expression/formation protein HupK: MLAVPVRPLPRLVARPVPALPVAALVVGRPVGEVEALLPRLFNLCSGAQKAAFSAALGGHASVAESRADVLRDHLLKFHATWPSLLGIAPQTLPTKWKQGGLSLLSWLFGPSAAPPATPDAFAAFLCHRDNPLAQVLAMIADRFAPGEAVSGLLPEVTPETIWAQGALENSVAARHAGHPVMRSIEARHGRGPLWRASARLYDIEAVSKGRLPAVTRGAGWAMVPATRGTYAMRLSVSGEGRVTAFERVTPTDALLAPGGILDDSLATLPPQKSVLAPLLLDILDPCAPVQLEETEDA
- the hypA gene encoding hydrogenase maturation nickel metallochaperone HypA; this encodes MHEMSLCEGIRRVVEQAAASEEIARVTRVRLEIGRFAGVEKPALEFAWEIVMRGSKAEGAALDMIDLPGRALCYDCMETVEIDHRLDPCPRCGGGKLMPDGGDEMRIKDMEVI
- the hypB gene encoding hydrogenase nickel incorporation protein HypB, producing the protein MCTVCGCGDGKIEGHDHHHPHAHGHHHHHHGGHGDLHFGHGAAGVAVGNMSQERLIEIETGILSENDRYAQANRQQLTAMGVYALNLVSSPGSGKTTLLCATIRAMGGGCAVIEGDQQTTNDADRIRETGAPAIQVNTGKGCHLDGHMVGHALDHLHLHAGGTLFIENVGNLVCPASFDLGEDAKVAILSVTEGEDKPLKYPDMFTAAKIALLNKVDLAPHCDVDLDLYEANLRRVNPTIEIIRVSARTGEGLDAWTSWLRSEAAAKTAPRAAE
- a CDS encoding sigma-54-dependent transcriptional regulator, producing MAAPSLPTVLVVDDEPFSVASMRMALEDDFHVLEATSADEAWRLLEENWVQVVVSDQRMPGRTGVELLSDVRGRWPETVRIIVTGYTESSDMIEAINAAGIYQFITKPWHPEQFLMAVRNAARLFELSRDHERMSLEMRYLGSTAAQKLQARRAQAQEAGGFDKVLRGVDSPLNPTIALARQFASFEVPVLITGEAGTGKTDIARAMHYGSLRSDRPFYQVNCAGMSDDLLAVELFGAKRGAVPGAVQARAGLLQKADRGTLLLNGVDALSPAMQLQLLHVMTEGSFQPLGGNETLTTSARLLFGAHRDLRGLVAAGQFRSDLFFEMAVTELSVPPLRGRAADLPMLAERLLHEAAEAHGKPVRGLSKPALDFLVAHDWPGNLPELRNEVTRMLILAQDMVLGPELISRHILQAGHSDRCEGAVIGTDLCTLEGTLKDRVELMEMRILGETLTRLKWNKSKAAAELGLSRVGLRAKLDRYGIEPHASVAEEE
- a CDS encoding HypC/HybG/HupF family hydrogenase formation chaperone, encoding MCLGIPGQIVEITDEGRQMAMASVSGVRREVSLAPVADRPLAALVGEWVLIHVGFAMAVIDEHEAAETLEALRGLGEAQEALEAMAEGAKSLEQPA